The following proteins are encoded in a genomic region of Cydia fagiglandana chromosome 26, ilCydFagi1.1, whole genome shotgun sequence:
- the LOC134677302 gene encoding uncharacterized protein LOC134677302 → MDAVTAVQMNSRASSFTVEDICEAKKVLCQSLGVVGTYVPHRRGDEAGKKSLEDIMKILRENEHRIPEFVATDAPILPSCAPDNIDVRLLFKEIAALNTRLGEVIMKFEASLVTIAELRDEITCLRNAPTRSAVSNFKSDYRPDTGVESVSLRVADTVKCAARAAASPTHPPRARPPPVPSKSRQRAYADVAGQPVAANRVNAPSKACESRAPLLEKSSRTNVDKEGFTLVERKSKARRAPRKTLCGSAEPVNSGLRIATPSKALYVSRLHYSAVADEVVEYVRRKTGYTLRSHKSESHNFAALEE, encoded by the exons ATGGATGCGGTGACTGCTGTCCAGATGAATTCACGTGCGTCGAGTTTCACCGTGGAAGACATCTGTGAAGCGAAGAAAGTGCTGTGCCAGTCCCTCGGCGTCGTCGGCACCTATGTACCTCACCGGAGAGGAGATGAAGCCGGGAAGAAGTCCCTTGAGGATATAATGAAAATCCTAAGGGAAAACGAGCATCGAATTCCGGAGTTTGTGGCGACGGATGCCCCAATCCTGCCGTCGTGTGCCCCGGACAATATCGACGTTCGTCTCTTGTTTAAGGAAATCGCGGCCCTTAATACAAGATTAGgcgaagttattatgaagtttGAAGCTAGCCTAGTCACTATCGCCGAGTTACGCGACGAAATCACATGTTTGCGGAATGCTCCAACTCGGTCGGCGGTTTCAAATTTCAAGAGCGATTATCGACCTGACACTGGAGTCGAGTCGGTTAGTTTACGTGTTGCTGACACTGTAAAATGTGCCGCACGCGCCGCTGCATCGCCCACGCACCCCCCGCGCGCGCGACCGCCTCCTGTCCCCTCGAAGTCACGTCAGCGTGCATATGCTGACGTCGCCGGTCAGCCTGTCGCAGCTAACCGGGTCAATGCGCCTTCTAAGGCGTGTGAATCACGGGCTCCCCTTTTGGAAAAGTCCTCCCGCACCAATGTGGATAAGGAGGGATTCACACTGGTGGAAAGGAAGAGCAAGGCGCGCAGGGCGCCCCGTAAGACTCTGTGTGGCAGTGCGGAACCGGTTAATTCTGGTTTACGAATTGCGACCCCGAGTAAGGCGCTCTACGTGTCTCGCCTGCATTACTCCGCCGTTGCCGACGAGGTGGTGGAGTACGTCCGCCGGAAGACtggctacacgctgagg agccataagagcgagtCACATAATTTTGCGGCCCTCGAAGAGTAa